The following is a genomic window from Neodiprion pinetum isolate iyNeoPine1 chromosome 3, iyNeoPine1.2, whole genome shotgun sequence.
TTGCGCGCGGTCAACGAGGGCAGCGAGCGTGCcagaagtctactagcgccacgtagagaaactaaaaaacggggacaagacgcgtacaattttttagtatacgagcagtggtgagtgtcagggggcttGTTCGAGCCATCGATAATACCATGGAGACAAAACAAGGAGGAAGAATTCAAACGGGTGAATTGACATATTCTGcccaataaaaatttgaccaCAAGCGTCGCTAATGTTCTTTTTACACCGAAGCGTGATTGATTGCAGGGATGCCGaagatcgattaatcgatgagCTTGGAATGTAATTTGTAAAAAGTTATACTCGCTCCACTGTCTTCGGTGCATACGGAACACCGGtgtcattttatttcaggCAGCTATTTGTTTAGACGAAGTTCAGTCTCTTCGTATAGTCTCCATGGGTAATATTGGCACATAGAAATAAACAAGAGAAGTGAGATTATTTGGAAGTAGGAGAGACTGTGGCTGATTGTCCCCCGGAATCAGCGCCCTCTGTTTCCAGCGAAACAGGCAGGATACTCCTTGCAATTGCAAGACTTAAAATTACCAGCGAAATTCCAAACTTTGGGACTAATATGTCATTCTCGATGCTGTACAGTTTCGTTTTGACTTTATTCAAGTTGACAATCAATTAATTTCTGAAGTTGGacttttaaaataataaaacgaattTCGTACGAATAATTTTGCCCTCGTTGCGAAAGTACTCTTATTTCTGTTCACCACCCGGTATCTTAGGTTGCGTTTATACCATGCGACTGAAACTCATTTATGCTATTGCAAACGACAAGAAAATCACTCGAAGTACGTAGTCAAAGTTAAACAATACGACATACAAGgagatatttggagatatttttccattataAACAGCAGTTGCATACGAGACTTTTTCGTGATGCTGGAAGTCACGAATATCTGGTGAAGGGAATggagaatacaaaaaaaattttacatatgCATAAACACAGTAGGATCTGTCTTCAGTCTCTTCTATgaatctcacaatcagtaaaTACAAGAGATAGTAAAGTGAAGTAAGTTTGAAGATAATTTTATCTGCGATAATTATTGCTGGCAGTGTGATTAGATCCTCTGAAATATAAACATTTCTTTGCATGCACTATTTCTATTCAGTAACGCTTGTTGACAAGGTTTACTGTTATGCTATACTGCATTATATActacataaattataaattgcactgtccaaatttcatttcagtgTTATGAGTTTATGCAACTCATATATGTTTTCACAGGGGttaaactaacaataagataccaatgtttatatttatgtatgttcAATGAGTTATCATTGTAAAGTCACCGCTGTGTTGATCGAAGTCAGTACTAGTATATAGCGTTGACTCTAGCATAAGAACCCCAATGGCGATGGCATATTAGATTTTGATCATGCTTCAAAAAGCTTGAAAACATTCAAGCTAcaactgattaaaaaaatggtttttatATTTCTGCAGAGCTTGGAAGGTTCACCAAACACCGTGATCTCCGGCTTTTCAATCATAGGCACGTTGAATCCATTCATCGGGTGTGGACAAATCGAGGAAAACTATTTTACTTGAATGAACTTACTGAAATGGTGGTAAGTACTCGTACCAGATCCATTCAAAGCTCAGTAACTTGACTATTGACTGAAAtgtcattttttgttttgcaaatCATCATTGCTGATTAGAAATATTGTTGACACCCTGTATGGGCTGCGTTTATTTTAGAGTAGTAACAGTGGTGGAGCCATCTGGCTCTATATTACCGACTGAATAGAAACAGGTAAGAAGATATCATGGCTGCAAGCTGCTGACTCTTGAGCTTGGTAACAATACATTGATAAATAGCTTGATGAACCTTAGTAAGAAATGCAGAACCAACAAAGAATACAACATGCGGTATGAAATTTGGCATAAGAGCTAACGTAATTCATTCCCTTCTTATTACGTACTCATGGCGTAAGGTGAAAACCATGTACTTTGAaccgtaataattataacagcGAACTACAGGCTTTTATACAAATTGTACAACTTTTCAGCTGCTTAGTATCATTATTTTGTTGCTCTAACTTCAATCACGATGACTTTTTTTGTGTTTGCATTTGGATATTGATGATATTACTCCTTTCCTTGTGATACGTTAAGTGCAAATATTTGTAAGCAATGGCATAATTTTGTGTACCAATACAAGTATACCAACTACTATACAGTTTATGCTTTATCGCATTagattcaatttactttttccaTCATTACTCTATATCGTTTATTACAAGCGTATGTTTACTACTCGTATTATTGACTTATAAGGCGTGAATCTATTATTTTCAGGAATGAATCCACTGTTCAATCCTACACaataaaaactaatttcagagTTTTTAGTAAATTGTCACAACCttgattaattgataatattttttgaaaacaggATTCCGATAAGCCAGATGCTAGTCCGAAATTTGTAATCTCAGCTCTACCTCGACTGAGAAGGAATAAAagacttgaaaataaatgggGACAGAAATACTACACAACTCTAAATGAGGCAGTATTCATGCAGCAATCGATTCCCTACATGCCTGCAGAGCCTCCTGCGTCGCTACAGAATGAAGCAGACGATTGTCACCCATTATATGTTTGTACACAATGTAACGATTGGTGAGTCAATCTGTGAACTTGACTAGCAATAATATGCGACACAAATTAGTTTTCGCAGTGATGTagtgaaatttttagattTAATCAATTCTACCAACTGTCAGCAGGTCATAGGCAAATTCTTTGATCATTTCTTGACCCAAAATATTGTTAGTTCATGGATACGTAATAAAACATTTTGTGTGTGTTAATGAGGGTAGTACATAACAATgtattgtagaaaaatatatgcAATTTTTGCTTCCAGTTTTCGCTTTTCGAGCAGTTTTGATGCCCACAATTCCAGGCGGAGTTGGGTTTTGGGTTATTGGTGTCAGAATTGTTTTATGACTGATTGTTGCCACATGAAGAGCGGTCAACAGCCATGCTTCGATTGCCAGACGGCAAATCGTCAACgaaagacatttttaagaGCAAAAGGTTTGGGCAAAGGGCGAAAAGTGGGTgcaatcaaaattttctacaaccAATGTCAGTTTTTCGCCCATCTTAAGGCTCATCAAACAAGCGTCGTTGACATTGGTGATATTATGCTGATGCCAATACCAACTGACATTGATGAACCACAATATACTGAACTGGAACGACTTTGCGAAATAATTATGGAGCACATGTTTGTCACACGGACGCATATCATGGATTGGTTACAGACAAACGAGCTTGGCAATAAATGGTGGAGACTATTACAGtcgaaattggaaaataacgACAATTCAGTGGCTGAACTTCTTGGAATTCATGGTAATAAGAAAGTCGGAAGACTCTTTGTTAAACGGCCTAAAAAAACTACTTGTGCACCCAAATCAATTTTCTCATCTATTTCTGATACAATTGAATCAGTCATTGCACAATCAACTTGTAGCGAAACACCACCACCGACCGAAAGCGAAAATTCAAGGAATTCCCCCATATCACCAGTACTCATTGACAATGCTGAGCAACACGTAGAAAACGACGACAGCCCTTGCACTACTACAGACATTGCATTTGTTGATTGTGGCCCATCAGCCAAAACTTATCCACCGGACGTCGCAATCTTACTCCCCCCGAAAGATAAACTTACAATAATTCCAAATGGAAGTACCAGCTGCAGTAAAGTTACTAATTTGACGCCAGTCAGTACGAATTCACATCAGTCCGTCCAGGGACCTGAAATCCCACTGAAAATGAAGAATTGTGACGCCAGCAATGTCATATCCAGCAAGCTCTCAAGCTCCACTTCTGAATTTAATCAGCAAGTATTTGAACCGAAGATTTCTGTTAAAAAATTCGCCCAAGAACGATCACGAGACCCATCTGTAATTATTTGCAGCAAGAATTCTACAATATCAGTTCTTCCAAAGCCACAAATACCGAAAAAACTGGTTCCTGCTTTAAACATCAAACTACCTATTGCTAAAACACCATTATCAGGTCGGGAAATAACGAGAGCCATCGAATCGTCAAAGAAGGCGGTGGCACAAGCTTCCGTCTCGACTTCAGGATCAAAAATACTGACTGTGCACACTCCTAAAAATGCCGATCTCTCAGACATTATTGGGCAGCTACCACCTGAGGTAATCAACGGTAAAAAATTAGTCTTTATTGGTCAAGGGGCAGCTAGCTTTACTATGCTTCCCCAAAATGAGCTAATTTCTAGTCTgggaatgataaaaatttcgtctGAATTGGACaagcaaaaaataattcaatcagTACCAGCAATGTCAGTGTCAAGTACTTCGAACCAACAAAGTGTGCTTTCTACGTCGGaatccgtaaaaaaaaatcttccgacAGAAAAGGCAAAACCTAAGCTCTCGCAAACATATGCTGACGgtcaaattgtttataaaaatgggaaaaaattcgtcattCGACATGCACGTAAATCTATTTCAGGACCCACGTAtcataatttaaataatgtaaagTTCCAGACGATTCCCAAACATGTCAGCCTTTCGGCATTCTTGTCACAGTCGGAACACCCTTTAACTTCTTACATACCAATAGCACCCAAGTCAGACGAACAATGCGTTCAAAAAGCTGCACCTCTTTCAATACCATTACCATGCAATTCTCCTGActcctcttcatcttcttcgcCACCTCGTAATGCCTCTGCTCTCTTATCCACTTCCCAAAATTCGAAAGGTGTGATATATGAGGCACAGGTCAAACAGAAGAATAGTGACATGccgaaaagagaaaaatctcCTGGttctcgaaattcgtttgaaCCACAGTCTTTAATTTCCATTCCTGTTGATGTGCCGCAGGTGGATGTTGTCAATGACATCCACACAGTTCAATATCTTTCAATGGAAACCGATACAAACGGCAAAATAtacattgatttttctaaGAAAATGACAAGACCAGTTAAGATAAACGAAGGGCTTACACGGGGGCAAGGAGCTATAAATTACAGCACGCTACAAAGAATCTTTAAAGAACAACTTCGTTACCATGGTGAACAAAGAATCAAACAACAAATTAAACACTTGATACAGGTGAATTCGGAATATTCCAAAACTATTGGCGACACAAATGGTGTAAGCATTTTGAATAACCTTGTCGCTATCGAAAGATTAGAAAATGCTTTAAAAGAATACAGTTTGCGGCCTGAAACAGGTCAGAGTTCAAATGATCACATCATTGAACTACTAGcgaattcgaattttgaagAACCAGAGGCACCAACTATTTGCCCTACTTGTAATAAACCCAAAAAGTCACACAGTAACTTTGTAGCATTTTCAGAATCGATTTCGAGAAATCCTGACATATGTCACTGTGATAATTACATATGCTATATTTGTAATGTATTTCAAGGAAACATGTCTCGTTTTATAGCACATTTGAATTATCACGCTAAACAGAAACCATATCAATGCCCAGAATGTTTCAGAAAATTCGCTACTTTCTCTCGATTGAAGGCACACACATGGACGGCTTGTTTTCATGTATTGGCAAAGAGATGGTTCAAGTGTAAAGTATGCCAATTCGAAGGCTTTCTTGACATGGAATCAATAACAAAACACTATATACTTGCACAtagcaaattgaaaattgcctGTCCCGAATGTGGGCTGCTCTTTGATTCACATGCCCTTTTCGTCGAGCACTGTAAAGCCGATCATCCAAATGTACCTAATCATCTAAGACCAGTCAATCTGGTAGAGTGTAACGTTGGAAATTGCCTTGTTAGCCTTGAACATTATAGATCACACTTGGAAGATCACGACGGCATAGTGAAAATACTTTATTACCAATGTCCGTTTTGCCCTTTCCCATTTAAAGACAGGCAGCGAGGTCGGGAGATAATTAAACGTCATTTGCGTACATGTCATCGTACTCAACATGATCAATTATCTGACTTGGTAAGTTCGGAATGCTTACTTGATGCCATGTTTCCAAGTGTGTCGACAAAGTTAAAGTCAAATACCGAACAAATACATCAAGATGAACAAACCATTGAATTTGATCAATGTTCTAATGCTTCAGATGTAATGCAAACAAACATAGATACTCTCAGCCAAGATAGTATAGAAAGTAATTCAGAAGCAAATAATCAACCATCGTCTGACTATTTAAATACCACCGTGACGAAACAGGAGTTAAAAAATGGCGTAAAGTGTAGTATCTGGTCTATAAACTTGGCCCATCCACAATTGGAGACCGTCGATAATCGTAATAATGTAATTAGCGAATATAGCTCGTCAccaaaaatatttgatgtgAGATCAGTTACACCAGATTCATATGCAGAGCTAGGAGAAGCGACAAAGGAGAAAAGAGATATAAACACGGATGAAAAAGATACTAACCCTGGACCAATTTCAGACCTGTGCATGTCTGAGGAAGTGTCTGAAAATGTTATTGTAACGGAGGATGTGGACAGATCTGAACAGTCATCAAATGTTGAAGTTGTGTCAAATCATGCTCTTCCTAAGATCGTTGAACACCAAATTTTACCATCAAAGTTGCCCCAGTTGATACTCATTAAGGAAACAGGAACGAACGTAAATATGACAAAAATGAACCAATCGACTGTGGCAGCTTTAAATGCAATTGTGAAATTATCGCATCAAAACAGATCAAGTCAGAGCCTAGTGACAGGAGAAACTGCACTTAAGTTGACAGAACTGGAAACAGAACCTACTGATGAAAAGACTGATGCCCGAGAGAAAAATAAGTCCACTGTGCCAGTTATTAAAATCTCTAATACAATTGTGTGTACATCTGGAGCTGAACAATTGAAGAGGCCAACACAAGGGAAACAAACTATGGCTGTTAAAACACGCAACCTACCTGTATCGGTTCTGAAATCCAAGAGTGCTGATATTAGAATAGTAGAGAATgttactgattgtgagacgaACAATCAATTATCCAATTCCGGCACTGACGGTAATGATGTATTACAGATTATCAATTGCACCTCAGGCACTGGCAAAGAGGGAACCAAAAGTATCTCGTTCTTTCATGATGTTCCAAAATTGCCACCGTTAGCAAGAATCCCTCAACATTTGTTAGTCACGTCCCAGCAGAATGTAGAAGTTACCAATCCTCAGTGTACAAAGGATGCAGCAGgcaaattttcgacaaaattgaaacaaaagagAAGGCAACTTTGGCGGATAGCTCTTAATGCTCCAACCGATACATCAGAATCGGTTATTTACTGCTGTCACTTGTGTGGAGAATTAATAAATACATCGTGGTCAGTAATTGCAAAACATTTTGACTCTAGGCACTCCGAGGATTATAAATTAGCTATAGTTACACCCAGACTTTTGAGAATGTCCgatgattttatttctaaGGGTTACAAGGAACTCCTTGGACCCCGAAAACGTAAGACAGATGCAAACAGTCCCACTTctaaaagaagaagacgatGGAATCCTAGAAAACATATTGAAAAAGACTTGTTAGACTTGGGGTTATGCATAGAACAAGAGTCTGTGCAAGATGGAGAAGGAAATTTTGTATGCAAAAAGTGCGACCAGCGATGCAATGATATTTCATCTTTGCGGAAACATATTGGTACTAATCATCGAATCAAGGACCATTATCTAGTGTGTTTGGaatgtggagaaaattttgtcGTTGAACCAAGCTTACAGATGCATCTGAAAGCGTTTCATCGCATACAGGATCCCACCACTTACTTAGCTCAAAACACAGCATATGCTAAGGAAGTAACAGAGGCGATAGAAAGTGAACCAAACACTGGAACTGCCAATCAATGCCATGTATGTATGGCTGTATTTGAGGACAAACCAGCCGTTGACAAACATTTGAGGGTCCATGGTATGGCATTTCTTAATCGTAAACGGATTGAGGCTCGGATTGCGGCACGAAACcctgaaaaaaagttcaaaatggAAAATCCTGAAGATGTCTCAGCGGTTACTGTCTCAAAAGGTGAGACATTGGAAAATCACAAGCCTGGTGCAACAGAATCTGTTGATGAAACAGTACACCAGTTATCAAAAAGCGATATTGAAGAGGTGAGCTTGCAAAATTTAGAACTACTTTTACATCacctttgttttgaaataatGCTAAGTACTCACTTCgggctgaaatttttttcgttcatatTCTGCACGCAAAACTCAATTTTATCTTACAATATTTCAGTTTATTTTGTACTTTCACCAGTGTTCAGCTATTGTACCTCCACTCATTAATTTGCTACTGTTataactgaaataaaatatatcaatCGCTGAACAATTTTGATACATTTTAGTTATATCTAATGTCAACAAACCATGACCATGGATTATTATATTCCTTTCAGAAAACGGGCAAAAAGGCTCTGTCGTAATACAGTGACATTCAAGCAGGAAACTTGTATGGTAGGAGGTGCTCATCAAAATGAGATAAGACGAGTTAAAGACTGTCAAAACACATTGCGGTGAAAAATGACGTGTCAACCATTAAAACGGAGGAAATAGATGGACTTTATATTTTACAGTGAACATATACTTTATGTTATTGATattgagttttttttacaaatactaCCTGCTATGCATTTTGATTCTTATGTTCGTATTCCGAGATGTTCGTCAGTAAAAATACTGGCATTTTAAAACAGCCATAATTGTTTCTTGGATATTATTTGAAAGTTGTATATTTAGCACGAAGAATTTTTGTCTGCAAAAAATTGCATTGACGTTTGTATGCCGCAAAGCAAggcaataattttcaaatgtgaTAGcactttccatttttcaaaggTTCACCCAAAATAATGTAGTATGTTAAGTGACGAATAggttattgaataaaatatacctTACGGACATTATGCTCGAAAAAAGCATATTCAGCGGAAATTCACGAGTGAAGAAAAGAGGAAATCGGACGTTGTGTGAGAGTATTCATATCGGTATAATTATATCTGTACATTACCGAATATCTGAAATTCTAAGAGTTTTTcagtgtaatataaatatagtcATAGAGATAAAACATGTTATTTGCGTACCTTGACCTTGTTTGAGATGAGCGGGAATAAAGATCGTTAATTTTCGTAAATAGTGCTTTTTTCGAACCCCATATTGATTTCAATTCTTGTGAAAAGTTGTACAACAGAAACTGGAATGGAATTTCAATAACCGTTTGATCAGCGCACGTTACATGTAGCACCGAAGTTAAATTAACGGTAAGTCAACAGCAGTCGGTACAACACCGCATCGCCTTGCCTTCGGTATCGTTGAACTTTTAGTGTTCGAGTAGTCCGTCAGGTGGTGAAATTATTAATTCAGAAGGTAGCGCCATCTGCGCGCAATTTCGTAAACTACATTCGTTGCACGCGTCTTGAAGTGAGTATCAATCATACCTTTTGTTGTGAACAGAATTTGAGAGCATTTCATATCTGCAATAACTTTTATTCGTGATCTCGATTTTGCATAACATATGAGTTTCAATTCCGTTTCGCAGTTCGAGGCATACGAATATTTGTAGATTTTGTACTTCCGtaacttttttctcaaaatataGCATGTTAGTAAAGATTGCTCGTCATTTTACAAGACCAGAAGCATATTGGCACTGAATAAATATCCCGCTCAAATTCCGACAACGATCCAGTCGACGTAATTGATTCAGTAAGCATACGTATAATTACAACTATCAGATAATATAACGTTTTACCAATAGAAATCTTCGATCTATGCACATATAGTCGAGTATATTGTATTTTAATAAGTGGAGCGTTAAAAGATTGAGCATAAAATTTTAGACAGATGTCACCACTCTAGATAACCCGGAGCTTTTACAGTAATCTAATCGATATCattaaatatcaaatatattcaaTAATCGATAGAACCTACGTGTCGCATAAACGAAACCCTGCATATTACGTGATAACTGTAACTAGCCGGTAACTAATTGCTGATAAACTAATTCCGTTTCGGCCGAGACTGATACGTGTTACACGGATGGTAAGGAACGTGTATACAGATACAGAGTTTCACGGGTTTTGCAGCCTgataaataaagaattttcgaggttagtgAAGGGAgggaagaaacgaaaaaaaaaaaaaatgacaggCAATAAAGAAAATCTCCACCTTTATGGGTACCTGACGGAAGTGACGTTCTGTGTCGCGAAATCGTAAAATTGGGTCCCGGGCCCAacccgccccccccccccccccttccccatCACCCTTCGGCCTTCTTGCGGCTTCGGTCTGCACATTGATGGCTATCGATCATATTCCGAACCCTTACAATTTTATGGTAATATCCGAGAACTATGGCCTAAGAGTGCCAAAGCCCCGAGTGCCTTGCACGAATCCGTGCAAACTTcacgtatacctatgtatgcatgcatgtacgaatgtacgtacatacgtgcgCGTATAACTCGTGCT
Proteins encoded in this region:
- the LOC124214106 gene encoding uncharacterized protein isoform X4 — encoded protein: MLMPIPTDIDEPQYTELERLCEIIMEHMFVTRTHIMDWLQTNELGNKWWRLLQSKLENNDNSVAELLGIHGNKKVGRLFVKRPKKTTCAPKSIFSSISDTIESVIAQSTCSETPPPTESENSRNSPISPVLIDNAEQHVENDDSPCTTTDIAFVDCGPSAKTYPPDVAILLPPKDKLTIIPNGSTSCSKVTNLTPVSTNSHQSVQGPEIPLKMKNCDASNVISSKLSSSTSEFNQQVFEPKISVKKFAQERSRDPSVIICSKNSTISVLPKPQIPKKLVPALNIKLPIAKTPLSGREITRAIESSKKAVAQASVSTSGSKILTVHTPKNADLSDIIGQLPPEVINGKKLVFIGQGAASFTMLPQNELISSLGMIKISSELDKQKIIQSVPAMSVSSTSNQQSVLSTSESVKKNLPTEKAKPKLSQTYADGQIVYKNGKKFVIRHARKSISGPTYHNLNNVKFQTIPKHVSLSAFLSQSEHPLTSYIPIAPKSDEQCVQKAAPLSIPLPCNSPDSSSSSSPPRNASALLSTSQNSKGVIYEAQVKQKNSDMPKREKSPGSRNSFEPQSLISIPVDVPQVDVVNDIHTVQYLSMETDTNGKIYIDFSKKMTRPVKINEGLTRGQGAINYSTLQRIFKEQLRYHGEQRIKQQIKHLIQVNSEYSKTIGDTNGVSILNNLVAIERLENALKEYSLRPETGQSSNDHIIELLANSNFEEPEAPTICPTCNKPKKSHSNFVAFSESISRNPDICHCDNYICYICNVFQGNMSRFIAHLNYHAKQKPYQCPECFRKFATFSRLKAHTWTACFHVLAKRWFKCKVCQFEGFLDMESITKHYILAHSKLKIACPECGLLFDSHALFVEHCKADHPNVPNHLRPVNLVECNVGNCLVSLEHYRSHLEDHDGIVKILYYQCPFCPFPFKDRQRGREIIKRHLRTCHRTQHDQLSDLVSSECLLDAMFPSVSTKLKSNTEQIHQDEQTIEFDQCSNASDVMQTNIDTLSQDSIESNSEANNQPSSDYLNTTVTKQELKNGVKCSIWSINLAHPQLETVDNRNNVISEYSSSPKIFDVRSVTPDSYAELGEATKEKRDINTDEKDTNPGPISDLCMSEEVSENVIVTEDVDRSEQSSNVEVVSNHALPKIVEHQILPSKLPQLILIKETGTNVNMTKMNQSTVAALNAIVKLSHQNRSSQSLVTGETALKLTELETEPTDEKTDAREKNKSTVPVIKISNTIVCTSGAEQLKRPTQGKQTMAVKTRNLPVSVLKSKSADIRIVENVTDCETNNQLSNSGTDGNDVLQIINCTSGTGKEGTKSISFFHDVPKLPPLARIPQHLLVTSQQNVEVTNPQCTKDAAGKFSTKLKQKRRQLWRIALNAPTDTSESVIYCCHLCGELINTSWSVIAKHFDSRHSEDYKLAIVTPRLLRMSDDFISKGYKELLGPRKRKTDANSPTSKRRRRWNPRKHIEKDLLDLGLCIEQESVQDGEGNFVCKKCDQRCNDISSLRKHIGTNHRIKDHYLVCLECGENFVVEPSLQMHLKAFHRIQDPTTYLAQNTAYAKEVTEAIESEPNTGTANQCHVCMAVFEDKPAVDKHLRVHGMAFLNRKRIEARIAARNPEKKFKMENPEDVSAVTVSKGETLENHKPGATESVDETVHQLSKSDIEEKTGKKALS
- the LOC124214106 gene encoding uncharacterized protein isoform X1, whose product is MQNQQRIQHADSDKPDASPKFVISALPRLRRNKRLENKWGQKYYTTLNEAVFMQQSIPYMPAEPPASLQNEADDCHPLYVCTQCNDCFRFSSSFDAHNSRRSWVLGYWCQNCFMTDCCHMKSGQQPCFDCQTANRQRKTFLRAKGLGKGRKVGAIKIFYNQCQFFAHLKAHQTSVVDIGDIMLMPIPTDIDEPQYTELERLCEIIMEHMFVTRTHIMDWLQTNELGNKWWRLLQSKLENNDNSVAELLGIHGNKKVGRLFVKRPKKTTCAPKSIFSSISDTIESVIAQSTCSETPPPTESENSRNSPISPVLIDNAEQHVENDDSPCTTTDIAFVDCGPSAKTYPPDVAILLPPKDKLTIIPNGSTSCSKVTNLTPVSTNSHQSVQGPEIPLKMKNCDASNVISSKLSSSTSEFNQQVFEPKISVKKFAQERSRDPSVIICSKNSTISVLPKPQIPKKLVPALNIKLPIAKTPLSGREITRAIESSKKAVAQASVSTSGSKILTVHTPKNADLSDIIGQLPPEVINGKKLVFIGQGAASFTMLPQNELISSLGMIKISSELDKQKIIQSVPAMSVSSTSNQQSVLSTSESVKKNLPTEKAKPKLSQTYADGQIVYKNGKKFVIRHARKSISGPTYHNLNNVKFQTIPKHVSLSAFLSQSEHPLTSYIPIAPKSDEQCVQKAAPLSIPLPCNSPDSSSSSSPPRNASALLSTSQNSKGVIYEAQVKQKNSDMPKREKSPGSRNSFEPQSLISIPVDVPQVDVVNDIHTVQYLSMETDTNGKIYIDFSKKMTRPVKINEGLTRGQGAINYSTLQRIFKEQLRYHGEQRIKQQIKHLIQVNSEYSKTIGDTNGVSILNNLVAIERLENALKEYSLRPETGQSSNDHIIELLANSNFEEPEAPTICPTCNKPKKSHSNFVAFSESISRNPDICHCDNYICYICNVFQGNMSRFIAHLNYHAKQKPYQCPECFRKFATFSRLKAHTWTACFHVLAKRWFKCKVCQFEGFLDMESITKHYILAHSKLKIACPECGLLFDSHALFVEHCKADHPNVPNHLRPVNLVECNVGNCLVSLEHYRSHLEDHDGIVKILYYQCPFCPFPFKDRQRGREIIKRHLRTCHRTQHDQLSDLVSSECLLDAMFPSVSTKLKSNTEQIHQDEQTIEFDQCSNASDVMQTNIDTLSQDSIESNSEANNQPSSDYLNTTVTKQELKNGVKCSIWSINLAHPQLETVDNRNNVISEYSSSPKIFDVRSVTPDSYAELGEATKEKRDINTDEKDTNPGPISDLCMSEEVSENVIVTEDVDRSEQSSNVEVVSNHALPKIVEHQILPSKLPQLILIKETGTNVNMTKMNQSTVAALNAIVKLSHQNRSSQSLVTGETALKLTELETEPTDEKTDAREKNKSTVPVIKISNTIVCTSGAEQLKRPTQGKQTMAVKTRNLPVSVLKSKSADIRIVENVTDCETNNQLSNSGTDGNDVLQIINCTSGTGKEGTKSISFFHDVPKLPPLARIPQHLLVTSQQNVEVTNPQCTKDAAGKFSTKLKQKRRQLWRIALNAPTDTSESVIYCCHLCGELINTSWSVIAKHFDSRHSEDYKLAIVTPRLLRMSDDFISKGYKELLGPRKRKTDANSPTSKRRRRWNPRKHIEKDLLDLGLCIEQESVQDGEGNFVCKKCDQRCNDISSLRKHIGTNHRIKDHYLVCLECGENFVVEPSLQMHLKAFHRIQDPTTYLAQNTAYAKEVTEAIESEPNTGTANQCHVCMAVFEDKPAVDKHLRVHGMAFLNRKRIEARIAARNPEKKFKMENPEDVSAVTVSKGETLENHKPGATESVDETVHQLSKSDIEEKTGKKALS